The nucleotide sequence AagaatgaccaatggcgcaaatcgcagccctctagcccttctTCATAGgctgtggggggaggggggtgtcaaagttttttgTATACTtgttaggggttttaaaaggctttctGGGGATATCATAAacatcagtgttgccactttttttcgtacgaaaaattagctcgaaaagttttaaaacgttGTTGTCATATTGTTTCGActctcgaaaattctgaaaaaacataCGTATCaaggacaacttttcatgctgaacagcATATTAAATAATTGGGATGGCATGTTTTCGtataaagtcgattttaaaaatctgaaagtttgcgaaaaaatgcgattttttgtttaaaaacacgaaagaaagttttgattggcgaagttggcccatttgactcctatgtttacgtatccgttgaaaaagttgaaaacccccctttcactcgatgaaatgaactcatcacaaaatatcaaaattcgaaaaaattcaattttcaataccaaacatcaaaaaaagtttaaattcattcagttgtcttattttgagctctttctgacgtatttcatgaaaaagtacATAAGAATTATACTCAtagcacaaaaattttaattctttcactttttttgaatcttttttgattttttttttcttgtgatgaGTTTAATTCATCGAGtaaaaggggtttttcaacttcttcaacggatacgtaaaaattgtggtcaaatgggtcaacttcaccaatcaaaactttttttcatgatttaaattaaaaaatcgcatttttttcgcaaactttcaatttttttgaatcgactttgccattccaattttttaatacttacatatgttgttcagcatgaaaagttgtccataatactTACgtctatttttttcagaattttcgagagtcggaacgatatgaaaactacattttgaaacttttcgagctaatttttcgtacgaaaaaaagtgtcaacactgattttcatgatatcgccaaaaaacctttcaaaatcCTTAaccattgaaaaaagttccattttggtaggtactaggtatcgccctgaaaactttgacatcccGCCTTTGAAAAAGGGCTAGAACGCTGCGATTTGCAACGTAAGCGGAACCTACTGTACTTTATTATAATATGGACTTGCGTATTAATGTAGGTAATGAGTGCTCACACACCCACAACGTCAGAATAATTAAGTTGAACAGCGATTGCAATGGAAAAAATAGATAAAGATTTATCGACACATTTCCAACTTTAAGTAGGAATTGATAAAGTAATCATTGTTTCTGGCAATTTTCATGCACCTAATTATTTTGCCTTTAGATGTTCGATACGCAGCATTTGTATGTGAAAGGTTATCTACTAGATTAGCGTTTTACATCGTACCtaagcaataatttttcagtaCTTTGTACACCACACGTTTGCTCTCCGAACGAATACTGTGTAGCAATGTAGGTATTCTGTGTAAAAAGATCGCGAATTAAATTGTACTCATTCACacggttggtttttttttcatacgtcaTTTTCGTCATCATGCATGAACATCCATCTTATCTTCCACGAGTATAAAACTCAAAATCGTAggtgaagaaaaagaaattttagttttatcaATCCACTGATTCGTTTCGGTTCTAAACAGTTTCATAAAGTATTAACAAACTTCAAAAGAAATGTGGGTAACGATGTTGCAGTTCGTAGTAATCATAATACCATCGATAATATATTTCGGTCTGAAATATCATTATAATTACTGGAAGCGTAAAAAGATTCCGTACGTAGCTTCAAATATACTCGATTTCGAGTGGTATAATTTAGCACAAGTCGATTTTTACTCGGAAATTTATCATCGCTTAAAAGGTCATAAATTCGGCGGATTTTACAAGAAATTCGTACCAACGTTGATGGTTCGCGATCCGGAGCTGATTAAGCATATTTTAATCAAAGACTTCGACAACTTTTACAAACGCGGAGGCTCAGTAACTTACGACAAAAAGGAACCGATCACCATGCATTTGTTTGACGCTTATGgatcattttggaaaagtaaGTGGGATTATTGAGTTTAATTTTTGATCGATGAATCAGATTCGAAATCACATTGCAATGTCGTATCACTACCTATCCtataggtacctttaaaaaatgcCCAgctattgagctttttttgggGTTGAAAATATCTAGGAGATTTGACTGTATATTAAGCGTATACTAGAGTGCCCATGGATGTTCttttcgcaggtttcaaatcCAAACCTGTTTTATTTTGGCACGGGGGTATATTCAGGGGTTAAccctttttttcaatgtaattaCAATTAGGTATGTTTCGGAAGTTCAGACCATTCAACCTGATCTCTCCCTTTCCAgcaatggaaaaaaaaagtgaatttttggttatttctgCACGGTTCTTGATTACGGCAAACCTCAAAAGTTGAGAGAAGGGCGGAGCATTTTCGTTAAAttagctttaaaaaataaagtgatgcttgaaattgtacaatttttctgaattacaTAGGTACCAATTCGATTTTTCTACCAACTTATTATTGATTCCTCGATCTCATTATCAATCGAactaattttcatcgaaaaaatgacTAATAAGTTTCTTTCAATTTGTCGCAGAACTAAGAACAAAATTGACACCCGCGTACACGtctggaaagatgaaattcatgtTCAGTTTGGTGGAGGAATGCGCCAACGAGTTGAAGGAAACGATTGAAGAACAAATTAAAATCAACGACGCGATTGACGTAAAAGAGTTCACTACTCGTTATACTATGGAAGTAATATCTTCGTGCGCTTTTGGTCTAAAAACTCGTACTATTCAAGACGGTAACTCAGTATTCAAATCGATGGCTTTGGgcattttcgattttcgttCCCACATTAGGCTATTGAGAATCATGACATCAGTATTTCCTAAATTGAACAAAATCCTTCGATTACGCTTATTCAATAAAGTTTGCGttaaactttttttacaaacttacCAAGGATTTGGTTCATCATCGTGAAAATAATTCTGTAAGCCGAAACGATTTCTTCCAACTGTTAATGAATATgagagatgatgatgatgatgataatgaacAAGAAAGCCAGAAGTAACGAGGGGATGAGTTAGGTAAGATGTGACATGGGGTGACTACATATGATGAGTCGCCATCCTTCAAGATTTAGAAACGataatgaattaattttgacaaatttttcagtaatgaCCGATGAACTGATGACAGCGCAGTGCTTCCTGTTTTTTACTGCCGGATATGATACGTCCAGTATGGTGCTGAGTGGCGCTTTATATGAGCTGGCTCTCCAGACAGATTTGCAGAAAAAAGTACAGGATGAAATCGACGAGTATTTGCAAAAATATGACAACAAGGTTACCTACGAAATGGTGAACAGTATGTCTTATCTGAATCGAGTGGTTGCAGGTGATTACCCAACACAGCGATCGATTTCTCAAAGTTATCCAATCCAACtttcaaacgttttttaatGATATAATTATCACTTTTTACAGAAACTTTGAGGAAATACCCAGTTCTTGGAAGTTTGAGCCGAGTCTGTGCTAAAGATTATCAAATACCGAATACCGAAACAATCATTGAAAAAGATACCGAAGTATTAATTCCAATCGCTGGATTACATTCAGATCCTGAATACTTTCCGAATCCGGAACTCTTCGACCCAGATCGATTCAAGGATTTCAATAACTATCCCGGTCGAAATGCATACTTACCTTTTGGAGATGGCCCCAGAACTTGTATCGGTGAGATATAAGAATCTCttctatacttacctatctcattggttttctcaattttccaactgtatttttgaataattgtagGATCAAGATTTGGACAGATGGCTGTTAAATTGGCTCTAGTATATTTACTTCgtgatttcaatttcgaatcaTGTCCGATGACACGTTCTCCTTTAGAATTTAAACCTTTACGGTTCATCACCACGGTTGcgcatgaaatatttttaaagtgtAATAAGAAATGAATCCGTtctgattttgagatttcttcaATCGCAAGTTAGTATTCATTTAAAAGTGATCTAGAGTTATTTATAGGTAGGTCCCAATGAAGGCATTAAAATCATCATTCGTTTTGAACAGTCTTCTACCTGCGAGCTACGAAAAAATGTCTCTATACAATACATACTTCGCACCACCATTCGAGGTTGCGTTTGCCCTCAAgaataggcaaaaaaaaaagattttttgacatttccagcaatcaacaaaaatttaaacttgaatatttttcatacaaGTTCGGTAGGTAGTACATAAGTATAcaattatacatacatatagtatttcaaaatgaaaattgttctttCAAGAAACATTGATGAtacacaaaaattgtaaataaaaattcttctattccaacaaaaatttcaaaatgattttttttacatgactGAAAACCCTCGCAACATTTGATCCggtttcatttcagttttgtCATGAcgtgaaagttttttcaaagagctatcgaagttgtcaaaaaagtaaatgaaaTGCAGTGTTTGCATTTTGCCTTCTTAGACACTAAAAACAAATTAAGGAGAATGTGATTGGAAAAACTTTcaggtgttgaaaattttacgaaaattttcttttgagttttttgtttCTATCTGCTTTTGCATCTACTTTGACTCAGGAAATGCATATCAAGAATAAAAGTTCGTTCTGAAGACTCTTCAATTTCCAAAGTGAATGATGATTCAGTATAGGTATTTCTCACCATTTTCTTCAGAGTGAAACTAGAATACTTTTTCTCATATTGGTCGAGAAGAAAATAAACCAGAGAACTTCGAAGAATTTTAGAGCAATCAGAATTAgtgattgtgaaaaaaacaatattatttaTGTAAGCATTGGAATTATCATACTTTCTCAAACAGGAGCAACAAGAAAAGATGAAGACAGATAggaaattactcgtacttatatTTGTTTCTTTATTAGTAAGGAATAATTTTGTAGCATCGAGCATACCGATTAGATATAATATGCGGAGAAATTACGCCGACTTGAAAATATAGACAAGCACATgatatatataggtaggtacctacctactcaaacGCTCGTAACATCATATTATGGCAATAAAGCTGAACAGCGATCGAAAGAGAGAGAATATAATTTATCGGTACATTCACAAAGATCAAGTGTACATAATACTACATCGCTCAAGTGCTAGCAATATGTATCTTATCTTCTGTACACTCAGAATTGTAGAATGAACGCAGAACAGAGCTActcgaaacgaaaaataaatttcagttacGTCGGTATATTCATTCGtttcttttcttaaaaaagtgaaaaagtgaaCCCAAAACGAAAATGTGGGTGTTCGTGGTTCAGGTATTGCTTAGTTTAACACTTTTAATAATTTACTTTGGCCTGAAATATCATTACAATCACTGGAAGCGTAAACAGATTCCATATGTGGCTTCTAATGTACTCGATCTTGATTGGTATAATTTACCAGAGGTCAAATACTACTCGCAGATTTATCATCGCTTGGAAGGTCATAAATTTGGAGGATTTTATCATAAATTTGTTCCCAAGTTGATGGTTCGCGATCCGGAACTCGTTAAGCGTATTTTAATCAAAGATTTCGATTACTTTTATAAACGTGGAGGCTCGGTGATTTATGATGAAAAGGAACCTCTCACTATGCATTTGTTTGACGCTTATGgaccattttggaaaagtaagaaaacttttaattaatgaacaaaaattccagatttattcaattgatttttcatccCCCTCCCCTGTCCCCCAAAAAACTTtccatttatttcaaaatatagtGCTGACAATTAAGCGATCATCTATCAAACTCAATCACCGAAAAAATCACTAACCAGCGTCTTAAAATTATGTCGCAGAACTAAGAATCAAATTAACACCAACTTTCACTTCCGGAAAGATGAAATACATGTTCAGTTTGGTGGAAGAATGTGCCAAAGAGTTGAACGAAAAAATGGAAGAACAAACTAGAATCGACGACGCAATTGACGTGAAAGAGTACACTCTTCGATACACCATCGAAGTAATATCTTCGTGCGCTTTCGGCCTGAAAGCTCGTACTATTCAAGATGGCAGCTCGATATTCAGATCAATGGccttgagcatttttgatagCAGTTTACCAAAAAGACTATTAGCGAATATCGCCGCAGTATTCCcttgggtgaaaaaaattctcggaTTATATTTATCCGACAAATTGGCAATAGACTTTTTTTATAAACTCACTAAAGATTTGGTTCAGTATCGCAGAAATAATTCCGTAAGCAGAAATGACTTTTTCCAGTTGTTACTCAATATGAGAGATGATGATCAACAAGAAGGTCAGAAGAAAGGTGGAGATAACTTAGGTAAGATATGACGAGTCTCGCCAACGTCATCAGATTCTAGAAGTTCTTTGAAATAATAGTTTatgaatttcaattaattttccagCAATGACCGATGAACTCATGGCAGCGCAGTGCTTCCTATTCTTTATCGCTGGGTTTGATACGTCCAATCTCGTACTGAGTGGAGCTTTATTCGAACTGGCTCTCCAGACAGACATACAGAAAAAACTTCAAGACGAAATCGACGAGTTCTTGCAAAAATACGATGATGAAATTACCTACGAAATGGTCAAAAGCATGCCATATTTGAATCTAGTGGTTTCAGGTGATGTATTAGCAAAGTTAACTCTTCCCTTCCCTCTGGGCTCTGAGGCAGGAGGTTAAGTGATGATATCATTTTACAGAAGCGTTGAGGAAATTCCCAGTATTCGGAGGTTTGAGTAGAACCTGCGTTAGAGATTATCAAATACCAAATACCGAAGTGGTAATCGAAAAGGGTACCGAAGTGTATATTCCTATTGCCGGGTTACATTCAGATCCTCTGTATTTTCCGAATCCTGAGCTATTCGATCCAGATCGATTCaaagattttgaaagttatcCCGGTCGCGATGCGTATCTGCCCTTTGGAGATGGTCCTAAGAATTGTATCGGTGAGTGAGAAGGATTTCTGTAAAATTCActggaacatttttcaatttctcagcTGTCATGTTGAATTGTTTCCAGGATCAAGATTTGGACAAATGACTGTTAAATTGGCTTTGGTATATTTGCTTCGGGATTTCAATTTCGAACCGTGCTCGATGACCCGGATTCCTTTAGAATATAAACCTTTCAGAGTTGTAACCTCGGTTAATCacgagatatttttaaaatgtagtaAAAGATGAATACTCtcttgtttgtaatttttcaagtcgaaaTTGATGAATACTTTTTTTCAGTCACTTTCTTTTGTGTCTCTTTTATCGATTTCTTTGAAGAGCACCCAATACCTTATGTATCATAACATAATACTCGTAAATCAACGATAAGGGGTTTTTTAGGTACAGATCTCAAATTAAGATTTATCTAGGTACTTCCTATTTCGCCAcgtcttcattttttaaaagagaccgagtaattctgataaaatatgatttttttacccATGGAGAGGGGGAtagggggggggtgcaattgtcatgtagatattgaaaaaatataagatACCAAGCCAAGATGTCTTTTTCACAAGGTTGAATTGAAgggagtgaagaaaaaaatttcagagaaaaaattttaaa is from Planococcus citri chromosome 1, ihPlaCitr1.1, whole genome shotgun sequence and encodes:
- the LOC135833132 gene encoding cytochrome P450 6k1-like, which encodes MWVFVVQVLLSLTLLIIYFGLKYHYNHWKRKQIPYVASNVLDLDWYNLPEVKYYSQIYHRLEGHKFGGFYHKFVPKLMVRDPELVKRILIKDFDYFYKRGGSVIYDEKEPLTMHLFDAYGPFWKKLRIKLTPTFTSGKMKYMFSLVEECAKELNEKMEEQTRIDDAIDVKEYTLRYTIEVISSCAFGLKARTIQDGSSIFRSMALSIFDSSLPKRLLANIAAVFPWVKKILGLYLSDKLAIDFFYKLTKDLVQYRRNNSVSRNDFFQLLLNMRDDDQQEGQKKGGDNLAMTDELMAAQCFLFFIAGFDTSNLVLSGALFELALQTDIQKKLQDEIDEFLQKYDDEITYEMVKSMPYLNLVVSEALRKFPVFGGLSRTCVRDYQIPNTEVVIEKGTEVYIPIAGLHSDPLYFPNPELFDPDRFKDFESYPGRDAYLPFGDGPKNCIGSRFGQMTVKLALVYLLRDFNFEPCSMTRIPLEYKPFRVVTSVNHEIFLKCSKR